CGGGGCGGTGAGGTGGTCGATGCCTACGAGACCACGATCGGCGTGCACAAGGTCGGGCTGGAACGCTGGACCTATCTGCTGGCCCATGAACATCCGCTGGCCTATGCGATCCTGTCGCTCGCCATCGCCATCGCCGCGGGCTGGGGCGCCTCGGCCGCCTTCAGGATCATGAAAAGCTGATCAGCCGCGCCCGATATAGGGCATCGTCGTCGCCATCACCGTCATGAACTGCACATTGGCCTCGGGCGGCAACTCGGCCATGTGCAGGACCGAGCGCGCGGCATGGACGACATCCATGGTGGGCTGCACCGGTCGCCCCCCGACCCGCGCCCGCTCGGTCAGATCCTCGACCAGCGCGGTGCGGGCATTGCCGATATCGATCTGGCCGCAGGCAATGCCGAAAGGCCGCCCGTCGAGGCTGAGCGTCTTGGTCAGCCCGGTCACCGCATGTTTGGTCGTGGTATAGCAGACCGAGCCCTCGCGCGGGACATGGGCCGAGAGCGAGCCGTTATTGACGATCCGCCCGCCCTGCGGGTCCTGCCCCCGCATCCGCGCGAAGGCCGCGCGGGCGGCAAGGAACATGCCGCCGACATTGACCCCCAGCACCTGCGCCCAGTCGGCCGGGTCGATCTCGTCTATGGGACCCGACGGGCCGAAGGTGCCGGCATTGTTGAACAGCACGTCAAGCCGCCCGGCCCATCCCATGAAGGTGTCGAAAGCGGCCTCGACCGCCGCCGCATCGGTCACGTCGGCAGGCAGCGCCAGCGCGGCCTCGCGCCCCGCCGCGATCTCGTCCAGCAGATCGGCCCGGCGCGCCAGCAGCCCGACCCGCCAGCCATGGTCCAGAAACAGCTCTGCCGTGGCGCGGCCGATGCCGCTGCTGGCCCCGGTGATGAGGATCGTCCTGCCGGTCATGGGCGCGCCTCCTCGGCGGTCAGGGTCAGAGGCGCGGGCGCGGCGGTCAGGTCATCGGCACTCAGCGCCCCGGCCGGACGCGCCAGCCGGTAGCGCGTGACCCAAAGCAGCCGCTCCTCGGCGCGGGTGATCGCGACATAGGCCAACCGCTTCCAGAGCGGCTGGCCCGCCTCGACCCGCCCCGCCCGCGAGGCCGCGTAAAGATCGGGGGCGAAGACCTGCACCGCGGGCCATTGCGAGCCCTGCGCCTTGTGGATCGTCACCGCCGCCCCGTGCAGGAAGGCCGCGCCCATGGTGGCGGCATAGGGGATGAAGGGCTCTTCCTCCTCGGGCATCTCGATCTTGACGATCGAAGCCACCGACAGCCGCGGATCCTCGGCACCGATCACATGCATGATCGAAAAGCCGGGCTTGCGGCCCGGGCCCACATAGATCACCTGTGCGCCCTTGATCAGCCCGCGCGCCTCGAGATCGATCCGCTTCTTGCGGTGCTTGAGCGGCAGCTCGATCCCGTCGCAGATCAGCGGCTCGCCCGGCAGCAGCGCATCGGCAGGCGCGCCATGGGCATGGCGGAAGGCATGGATCAGCCGGATCCGCGTCGCATTGCGCCAGACCAGCACCGGCGAACGCGCCATCAGGTCGGAATCGACCCGGGGGGCAAGCTCGACGCGGGTGTCGCGGGCGGCGGCCTCCTCGACCATCCGCTCGAAGCGCTCGAAATCGACCTCCGGATCGGCCAGGGCATGGGCCAGATCGAGGATCGGGTTGTCGGTCTCCTGACGGTGGATGCGGTGCAGTTCCATCGTCTGCGGCCCGGCCAGCCGGTCGAACACCATCTGGCCCGACTGGTTGACCGGCGCCAGCTGGGCCGGATCGCCGAACACGACCAGCGCGGGAAAAAGCTCGCGCAGATCGTCGAACTGGCGTTCGTCCAGCATCGAGGCCTCGTCGACGAAACCGATATCGAGCGGGTCTTCGCGCCGCTTCCAGCCCTTGATGAAATCGCTGCCCTTGAGCCCGGCCGCGGCCAGCGCCCCGGGGACCGAGGCAACCGAGGCATAGAAGGCCTGCGCCCGGTCGAGCGCGGCCTCGGTCAGCCCCTCGATCTCGGGACGGTCGCACTCGCCGGTCAGCCATTCGGCGATCTTCTCGTATTCGGGGTCGTAGACCGGCGTGTAGATGATGCGGTGGATCGTGGTCGCGGGCACGCCGCGCTGGCGCAGCACGCTTGCCGCCTTGTTGGTCGGCGCCAGCACCGCCAGCGTCCGGCGTTCCTTGCGGCGCTTGCTCTCGTAATCGCCCGACACGACCTCGACACCCGCCTCGACCGCGGCGCGCACCAGTTCGGCCAGGAGCAGCGTCTTGCCCGACCCGGCCTTGCCGGTGATGGCCAGCACGCCGGTCTTGCCTTCGGTACGGGCCGAGTGGGACCCCTCATCCAGATCGACGCCGAAACCGCGCAGCAATTCTGTCACGCGGTCGTGGGCTTCGGCCTGATCGTCGGAAAAGCGCAGCTCGGGCAAGGTCATGGGCGCAGCCTACAGGCCGCGCCCGGCAGGTGCCAGCGCGATCAGGCCACGGCAAGCTCGCGCGGGGCGGCCGTCGGCGCCGAGAACGAGGCCCGGAACCAGCCAAGCGAGGTCTCGCGCCCGATGCCGAGCCGGGCCAGGGTGCGTGGCCAGGCCTCCTCCTGCATCTCCCACAGGCCGAGCCCGATCCAGTTGCGGCCGTTGCCAGCGGCACCGATCACGTCGGGTTCGACCCCCATCACGCGATAGATCCGCGCCAGCCGCAGATCGAAGACGGCGACGAAATGCTCGACCGCGAACTGGGCCATCACCTCGCCCGCCCCCAGGACCAGCCCGGCCGTGACCTCGCGTCCGGCATCGGGCGCCAGACAGAACCGGGTGCATTCCCAGATCAGCGGGCTTTCGATGCGGACGCCGCCGGTGACATGAAGGAAATGTTCGTTGACCATCGTCCGCCCGGTGGTCGGCAGAAACCGCATCGAGCCCCCGTGCCGGCCATTCGCCTGTTCCCAGATGACGTAAAGCGGGTTGAGCCCATCATACTGGTCGCGCTCCTCGCCCCTGTCATTGACAGTCACCGCCCAGCCGAGCCGGTCGTGGAACTGGCGCGCCCGGTCCCGGAACATGGTGTCGCGCAGAAGCGGAAACTTGTGAAGGTCGACGCCGTAGATGTAACGCAGCATGATTGGGAGCCCTCTGCCGATCACTTGATACGGTCAGGCTAAGGAGCGTTCGGTTACCAACGCGCTAAGCAGAGGAACGCCCACCTCATATTTTCTGGAGAATTTTCCGCCTTAACAACAGGTTAAACATCAGACCACGATCAGGCCGGTGCTCAGGGCGCGGGCCACCGCATGGGTGGTGTTGAGCGCACCGAGCTTGTGCCGCGCGGTTTCGACATAGACCCGCAGCGTGTGTTCGGAGATCGAAAGCTCCTGCGCGGCCTGCGCCCGGCTCATGCCCTTGGCCAGAAGCGTCATCGCACTGAGTTCACGCGGCGAAAGCGCGGCGCGCGGCGCCGGATCGGACCATTGCTCGAATTCCAGCGCCTTCTTGTTGAAATCATGCGCGATCAGGATCAGGTCGCGCAGATTGATCTGCTTGAACATCTCCCAGGCCGCGTCCGAACAGCTGTCATTGACGGTGAACAAAGCGAACTGGCCCTTTGGTCCGTGCAGCGGAATCGAGACGCCCTGATTGCCGAGCCCGTAGGACATGGCGTCACGCAGGAACACCCGGGCCTGTTTCGAGGACCAGTCCAGCTCTTTCCAGTCGACCGGGTGAAACCGGCTGTAACAGCCGAAGATCACCGGGTCGATCATCAGGTAATCGCATTCGAGATAGCGGTCGACCCATTCGGTCGAGTAGGTGCCCGCGCCATAGCGTTCGCCGACGCTGTTCACCCAGTGATAGACGATATGCAACACGCCATAGCGGTCGCGCAGATCTTCGGTGACACAATAAAGGTCCTCAAGCGTCGTTGCCCGTTGCAAACGGTCCAGGAACAATTCTAAGCCGCCTTGCATCACATGAATCTGCATCGCCCCACGCCGTCATCGACGACGCTCTTTCCCCGACCGCACCTCGCGCACGACCGGCCTCGAGGGAGGAAATCTCGACTGCGGCCAGAGCCTGGCAGGTGAGAAGCTCCTCGGACAGTTCTGTCAGTCCGTTCTTTCTCGCATAGTTCTTGAGGTCGCCAAGAATGTCGATCAGCCATTCGTGCTTCATGGTCGTTGTCCATTCCCAGTGGTTAATGAAACGTTAAAATAAGTCTAGCATGGGAGATAAAACCGCGAAATTCGCGGATTCACCCTCCCCGGAAATGGGGAGGGATCGCAAAGCCAAGCTATTGTTTTCCGGGAAACGGCAGAGCGATTCGCGTGACAGAAGGCGAGTCGTCCATAAAGCACGCAATGCATGCTCTATGGAATCAAACACAACCAAAGGGTGAAATCAAGCCGAGGGTCCGGCCTCCAGCACATCGGCGAAAGTCCGCAGGCCGGTCCGCGGCGCCTGCACCAGAACCGCCATGTTGCCGGGCTTGTGCTCGTTGCGCAGCATCTTCAGATGCGCCTGCGGGATCTCGGCCCAGGGAAAGACCTCGGACATGCAGGGATCGAGCCGACGCTGGCACATCAGCCGGTTCGCCGCCGCGGCCTGCTTGAGATGGGCGAAATGGCTGCCCTGGATGCGCTTCTGGTGCATCCAGACATAACGCGCATCCATGGTCAGGTTGAAGCCGCTGGTGCCGGCACAGATCACCACCATGCCGCCGCGCTTGACCACGAAGGTCGAGACCGGGAAGGTCGCCTCGCCGGGATGCTCGAACACCATGTCGACATTCACGCCCTTGCCGGTCGTCTCCCAGATCGCCTTGCCGAACTTGCGGACCTCGCCGAACCAGGCCTTGTATTCCGGCGTGTTGACCTTGGGCAGCTGGCCCCAGCAGTTGAAGTCCTTGCGGTTGATGACCCCCTTGGCGCCCAGATCCATGACGAAGTCGCGCTTGCTCTCGTCCGAGATCACGCCGATGGCGTTCGCCCCCGCGGTGTTGATCAGCTGGATCGCGAAGGATCCGAGCCCGCCCGAGGCGCCCCAGACCAGCACGTTCTGGCCGGGCTTCAGCTCATGCGGGTGGTGGCCGAACAGCATCCGATAGGCGGTGGCCAGCGTCAGCGTGTAACAGGCCGATTCCTCCCAGGTCAGATGCCGGGGCCGCGGCAGAAGCTGCTGGGCCTGGACGCGGGTGAACTGCGCGAAAGACCCGTCGGGGGTCTCGTAGCCCCAGATCCGCTGGCTGGGCGAGAACATCGGATCGCCGCCATTGCATTCCTCGTCGTCGCCATCGTCCTGGTTGCAGTGGATCACGACCTCGTCGCCCACCTTCCAGTTCTTCACCGCCGATCCGACGGCCCAGACGATGCCCGCGGCATCGGAGCCCGCGATGTGGTAGGGCGCGCCATGACCGTCGAAGGGAGAGACGGGAATGCCAAGCCCGGCCCAGATGCCATTATAATTCACGCCCGCGGCCATCACCAGGACCAGCACCTCGTGGCTGTCGATGGCGGGCGTCTCGACCACCTCGGCCTGGAAGGACTTGTCGGGCTCGCCATGGCGCTCGCGCCGGATCGCCCAAGCGTACATCTTCGACGGAACATATCCCAGGGGCGGCATCTCGCCGATCTCGTAAAGCTCTTTCTCGGGCGCCTCATAGGGCGCGATCGATGGGTTGGTATCGAGTGCCATGGGGGCCTCCATGTCGGTCCTTGGTCTTCGCCGCATCGCAGAATCGCGTGGCTCTTCCCGGTGAGATAGATCTGGCCGCGCAATTTTTCAACGTAAATCACCACATTTTCGGCAACTTTATGTCTCAGTCGCCACCATGATGCCGCGACGCAGCGAATTGACATAGCCATATTCTTTCCTTTATCTGCTATATATCGAAATATTATTGCACCACGATCCGCGAGCCGTGCCATGACCGAGACGACCAAAGACCGCCCCTGGCTGTTCCGTACCTATGCCGGCCATTCCACCGCCGAGGCCTCGAACGCGCTTTACCGCGCCAACCTCGCCAAGGGGCAGACCGGGCTTTCGGTGGCCTTCGACCTGCCGACCCAGACCGGCTATGACAGCGATCACGAGCTGGCGCGCGGCGAGGTCGGCAAGGTCGGCGTGCCGATCGACCACCTGGGCGACATGCGGACGCTGTTCGACCGGATCCCGCTGGAACAGATGAACACCTCGATGACCATCAACGCGCCCGCCCCCTGGCTGCTGGCCCTGTATATCGCCGTGGCCGAGGAACAGGGCGCCGATGTCTCGAAGCTGCAGGGCACGGTGCAGAACGACCTGATCAAGGAATATCTGAGCCGCGGCACCTATATCTGCCCGCCCAAGCCCAGCCTCCGGATGATCACCGATGTCGCGGCCTATACCCGCGAGCATCTGCCGAAATGGAACCCGATGAACGTCTGTTCCTACCACCTGCAGGAAGCGGGGGCGACGCCGGAACAGGAGCTGTCCTATGCGCTGGCGACCGCGACCGCGGTGCTGGACGATCTGCGCGGGAAGGTGGCGCCCGAGGACTTCCCCGGCATGGTCGGACGGATCTCGTTCTTCGTGAATGCCGGCATCCGCTTCGTCACCGAGATGTGCAAGATGCGCGCCTTCGTCGAGCTCTGGGACGAGATCTGCCAGGAACGCTACGGCGTCGAGGACCCCAAATATCGGCGCTTCCGTTACGGGGTGCAGGTCAACAGCCTCGGCCTGACCGAGCAGCAGCCGGAAAACAACGTCTACCGGATCCTGATCGAGATGCTGGCGGTGACGCTGTCGAAAAGCGCCCGCGCCCGCGCGGTGCAGCTTCCGGCCTGGAACGAGGCGCTGGGGCTGCCACGGCCCTTCGACCAGCAATGGTCGATCCGGATGCAGCAGATCCTGGCCTACGAGACCGACCTCCTGGAATACGAGGACCTGTTCGAGGGCAATCCGGCCGTCGCCGCCAGGGTCGAGAAGCTCAAGCATGATGCCCGGGCCGAACTGGCGCAGATCGACGCGATGGGCGGTGCGGTCGCCGCGATCGAGCACATGAAATCGCGGCTCGTCGAAAGCAACTCCGACCGTATCGGCGGGGTCGAGACCGGCGCCACCGTGGTGGTGGGCGTGAACGCCTGGACCGAGGGCGAGCCCTCGCCGCTGACCTCGGGCGAGGACGCGATCATGGTGGTCGATGCAAGCGTCGAGGCCGACCAGATTGCCCGGCTGGCTGCCTGGCGCGAGACCCGTGACGGCGCGGCGGTCGAGGCCGCTCTGGCCGCGCTCCGCGAGGCGGCGGCAACGGGCCGGAACATCATGCCGCCCTCGATCGAAGCAGCCAGGGCCGGGGCCACGACCGGCGAATGGGGCGACGTGATGCGCGCGGTCTTCGGCCAGTATCGCGGCCCCACCGGAGTCTCGAAAAACCCCTCGAACCGGACCGAGGGGCTGGACGAGATCCGCGCCGAGGTCGATGCGCTGGCCGCGCGGCTCGGACGGCGGCCGAAGTTCCTGGTCGGCAAGCCCGGGCTCGACGGTCATTCGAACGGCGCCGAGCAGATCGCGGCCCGCGCCCGCGATTGCGGCATGGACATCTCCTATGAGGGTATCCGGCTCACGCCCTCGGAAATCGTGGCGGCCGCCAGGGCCGAAGGCGTCGACATCGTCGGGCTGTCGATCCTGTCGGGCAGCCATATCCCGCTGATGGAAAGCCTGATGCGGCTGATGAAGGAAGAAGACCTGACCCATATTCCGGTGGTGGTGGGCGGCATCATCCCCGAGGAAGACGCCAGGCGACTGCGCGCGATGGGGGTGGCCAAGGTCTATACGCCGAAGGATTTCGAGCTGAACCGGATCATGTTCGACGTGGTCGCGCTGATCTCGCCCGAACAGGTGGCGGCGGAATAGCCAGCGGCTATAACGGGGGTCTCATCGAAGGAGGAGCCCCCATGAGCCTTCACATCGGCGCGCAACCCGGCGAGATCGCCGAGACCGTGCTTCTGCCCGGCGACCCGCTTCGGGCGGAATGGGCGGCCGAGACCTTTCTGGACGATCCGGTCTGCATCAACCGGGTGCGCGGCATGCTGGGCTTTACCGGGTTCTGGCGCGGCCACCGGGTCACGATCCACGGCAGCGGCATGGGGATGCCCTCGCTGTCGATCTATGCCAACGAGCTGATCCGCGAGCATGGCGCGAAGACGCTGATCCGGATCGGATCGGCCGGCGCGATGCAGGCGCATGTCGCGCTGCGCGACATCGTGCTGGCGATGACCAGTTCGACGCTTTCGACGCCCTCACGCGGCACCTTCCGCGAGCTGAATTTCGCCCCTTGCGCCGATTTCGGGCTTCTGGCGGCGGCGCATCGGGCCGCGGCCGCTAAAGGCGCCAGCCCCCATGTCGGCGGCATCTATTCGGCCGATGCCTTCTATGACGAGCGCCCCGATCTCAATGCCGAGCTGACCCGGCATGGCGTTCTGGCGGTCGAGATGGAAGCGGCCGAGCTTTACATCCTGGCCTCGCGGCACGGGGCGCGGGCGCTGGCGGTGCTGACGGTCTCGGACCATCTGCTGACCGGGGCGGCGCTTTCGAGCGAGGACCGGCAGAGCGGATTCGGCGAGATGGTCGAGATCGCGCTGGAGGCGGCGTTTTCCTGAGCGCGTTGTCCTGAATCGGATGCAGCGCGCCGGGGCAGGCGTTGCGGCTTGGGTATTTGCGCCAAGAAGAAGATCAGAGCCCGTGCGAGCGGTCGTAGGGCGCCGGCTCGGGCGGCGTCCAGCCGCCGAG
The genomic region above belongs to Rhodovulum sulfidophilum DSM 1374 and contains:
- a CDS encoding SDR family oxidoreductase; translation: MTGRTILITGASSGIGRATAELFLDHGWRVGLLARRADLLDEIAAGREAALALPADVTDAAAVEAAFDTFMGWAGRLDVLFNNAGTFGPSGPIDEIDPADWAQVLGVNVGGMFLAARAAFARMRGQDPQGGRIVNNGSLSAHVPREGSVCYTTTKHAVTGLTKTLSLDGRPFGIACGQIDIGNARTALVEDLTERARVGGRPVQPTMDVVHAARSVLHMAELPPEANVQFMTVMATTMPYIGRG
- a CDS encoding ATP-dependent DNA helicase, with amino-acid sequence MTLPELRFSDDQAEAHDRVTELLRGFGVDLDEGSHSARTEGKTGVLAITGKAGSGKTLLLAELVRAAVEAGVEVVSGDYESKRRKERRTLAVLAPTNKAASVLRQRGVPATTIHRIIYTPVYDPEYEKIAEWLTGECDRPEIEGLTEAALDRAQAFYASVASVPGALAAAGLKGSDFIKGWKRREDPLDIGFVDEASMLDERQFDDLRELFPALVVFGDPAQLAPVNQSGQMVFDRLAGPQTMELHRIHRQETDNPILDLAHALADPEVDFERFERMVEEAAARDTRVELAPRVDSDLMARSPVLVWRNATRIRLIHAFRHAHGAPADALLPGEPLICDGIELPLKHRKKRIDLEARGLIKGAQVIYVGPGRKPGFSIMHVIGAEDPRLSVASIVKIEMPEEEEPFIPYAATMGAAFLHGAAVTIHKAQGSQWPAVQVFAPDLYAASRAGRVEAGQPLWKRLAYVAITRAEERLLWVTRYRLARPAGALSADDLTAAPAPLTLTAEEARP
- a CDS encoding acyl-homoserine-lactone synthase, giving the protein MLRYIYGVDLHKFPLLRDTMFRDRARQFHDRLGWAVTVNDRGEERDQYDGLNPLYVIWEQANGRHGGSMRFLPTTGRTMVNEHFLHVTGGVRIESPLIWECTRFCLAPDAGREVTAGLVLGAGEVMAQFAVEHFVAVFDLRLARIYRVMGVEPDVIGAAGNGRNWIGLGLWEMQEEAWPRTLARLGIGRETSLGWFRASFSAPTAAPRELAVA
- a CDS encoding helix-turn-helix transcriptional regulator, which gives rise to MQGGLELFLDRLQRATTLEDLYCVTEDLRDRYGVLHIVYHWVNSVGERYGAGTYSTEWVDRYLECDYLMIDPVIFGCYSRFHPVDWKELDWSSKQARVFLRDAMSYGLGNQGVSIPLHGPKGQFALFTVNDSCSDAAWEMFKQINLRDLILIAHDFNKKALEFEQWSDPAPRAALSPRELSAMTLLAKGMSRAQAAQELSISEHTLRVYVETARHKLGALNTTHAVARALSTGLIVV
- the ccrA gene encoding crotonyl-CoA carboxylase/reductase yields the protein MALDTNPSIAPYEAPEKELYEIGEMPPLGYVPSKMYAWAIRRERHGEPDKSFQAEVVETPAIDSHEVLVLVMAAGVNYNGIWAGLGIPVSPFDGHGAPYHIAGSDAAGIVWAVGSAVKNWKVGDEVVIHCNQDDGDDEECNGGDPMFSPSQRIWGYETPDGSFAQFTRVQAQQLLPRPRHLTWEESACYTLTLATAYRMLFGHHPHELKPGQNVLVWGASGGLGSFAIQLINTAGANAIGVISDESKRDFVMDLGAKGVINRKDFNCWGQLPKVNTPEYKAWFGEVRKFGKAIWETTGKGVNVDMVFEHPGEATFPVSTFVVKRGGMVVICAGTSGFNLTMDARYVWMHQKRIQGSHFAHLKQAAAANRLMCQRRLDPCMSEVFPWAEIPQAHLKMLRNEHKPGNMAVLVQAPRTGLRTFADVLEAGPSA
- a CDS encoding protein meaA: MTETTKDRPWLFRTYAGHSTAEASNALYRANLAKGQTGLSVAFDLPTQTGYDSDHELARGEVGKVGVPIDHLGDMRTLFDRIPLEQMNTSMTINAPAPWLLALYIAVAEEQGADVSKLQGTVQNDLIKEYLSRGTYICPPKPSLRMITDVAAYTREHLPKWNPMNVCSYHLQEAGATPEQELSYALATATAVLDDLRGKVAPEDFPGMVGRISFFVNAGIRFVTEMCKMRAFVELWDEICQERYGVEDPKYRRFRYGVQVNSLGLTEQQPENNVYRILIEMLAVTLSKSARARAVQLPAWNEALGLPRPFDQQWSIRMQQILAYETDLLEYEDLFEGNPAVAARVEKLKHDARAELAQIDAMGGAVAAIEHMKSRLVESNSDRIGGVETGATVVVGVNAWTEGEPSPLTSGEDAIMVVDASVEADQIARLAAWRETRDGAAVEAALAALREAAATGRNIMPPSIEAARAGATTGEWGDVMRAVFGQYRGPTGVSKNPSNRTEGLDEIRAEVDALAARLGRRPKFLVGKPGLDGHSNGAEQIAARARDCGMDISYEGIRLTPSEIVAAARAEGVDIVGLSILSGSHIPLMESLMRLMKEEDLTHIPVVVGGIIPEEDARRLRAMGVAKVYTPKDFELNRIMFDVVALISPEQVAAE
- the deoD gene encoding purine-nucleoside phosphorylase, whose translation is MSLHIGAQPGEIAETVLLPGDPLRAEWAAETFLDDPVCINRVRGMLGFTGFWRGHRVTIHGSGMGMPSLSIYANELIREHGAKTLIRIGSAGAMQAHVALRDIVLAMTSSTLSTPSRGTFRELNFAPCADFGLLAAAHRAAAAKGASPHVGGIYSADAFYDERPDLNAELTRHGVLAVEMEAAELYILASRHGARALAVLTVSDHLLTGAALSSEDRQSGFGEMVEIALEAAFS